Proteins encoded within one genomic window of Catharus ustulatus isolate bCatUst1 chromosome 10, bCatUst1.pri.v2, whole genome shotgun sequence:
- the WDR53 gene encoding WD repeat-containing protein 53: MAVKWEGGHSSSVLCLNVSAEGLVASGAERGELVLWDGAGSPVAQLRLPQDEDVTSVLFSARRPSTLYTSHGETISVLDVRSLQEPLQRFHVNEEEINCLSVNDTDGFLAAADDSGAIKVVDLESEKVSRSLRHSNICSSVAFRPQRPQSLVSCGLDMQVMLWNLQKARPLWTMNLQECDMEEESSQSAGQFFNPPLAHSLSVASCGNIFGCGAQDGKIRIFRVTGVRFERELEFQAHSLGVSQVLFMPEAYWLLSGGNDGKVLLWDVSSNVGKQQKSPAKSLHRKKAQTAASSRKDGKLNKVASNEHPGVVPKLSIEHGEKVNWLSCAEIKGSRRVLVADQTSSISAYPLPEP; the protein is encoded by the exons ATGGCAGTGAAGTGGGAGGGCGGACACTCCTCCTCTGTCCTGTGCCTGAACGTGAGCGCCGAAGGGCTGGTGGCCTCAGGCGCGGAGCGGGGCGAGCTGGTGCTCTGGGACGGGGCCGGCTCGCCCGTGGCTCAGCTGCGGCTCCCGCAGGATGAGGACGTGACCTCGGTGCTGTTCTCCGCCCGCCGGCCCAGCACGCTGTACACCTCCCACGGGGAAACCATCAGCGTGCTGGATGTCCGCTCCCTCCAGGAGCCCCTGCAGCGCTTCCATGTGAACGAGGAGGAGATCAACTGCCTCTCGGTGAACGACACCGACGGCTTCCTGGCGGCGGCCGATGACTCGGGGGCCATAAAGGTGGTGGACTTGGAAAGCGAGAAAGTCAGCCGGTCCTTGAGACACTCCAATATCTGCTCGTCTGTTGCCTTCCGACCTCAGCGGCCTCAAAGCCTGGTTTCCTGTGGACTGGACATGCAG gtgaTGCTGTGGAACCTGCAGAAAGCTCGTCCCTTGTGGACCATGAACCTGCAGGAGTGTGACATGGAGGAAGAGAGCTCACAGTCAGCTGGGCAGTTCTTCAACCCTCCTCTGGCACATTCCCTGTCCGTCGCCTCTTGCGGCAACATCTTCGGCTGCGGAGCTCAGGACGGCAAAATCAGAATATTCCGAGTCACTGGGGTCAGGTTTGAACGTGAGCTGGAGTTCCAGGCTCACAGCTTGGGAGTCTCACAAGTGCTCTTCATGCCAGAGGCGTACTGGTTGTTGTCTGGAGGAAATGATGGGAAAGTCTTGCTGTGGGATGTCAGCAGCAACGTCgggaagcagcagaaaagtCCAGCAAAATCTCTGCACAGGAAGAAGGCCCAAacagctgcttccagcaggaaAGATGGGAAGCTCAACAAAGTGGCCTCAAATGAACACCCTGGAGTTGTGCCAAAGCTCAGCATTGAGCACGGAGAGAAGGTGAACTGGCTCTCATGTGCAGAGATCAAAGGCTCCAGGAGAGT
- the FBXO45 gene encoding F-box/SPRY domain-containing protein 1, whose protein sequence is MAAGPGPGPGPGAAAASWGGPGWRLPGRVLELVFSYLELRELRSCALVCKLWHRVLHGDENSEVWRSLAARCLAEEALRTDILCNVPTYKGKVRAFHHAFSTNDCSRNVYIKKNGFTLHRNPIAQSTDGARTKIGFSEGRHAWEVWWEGPLGTVAVIGIATKRAAMQCQGYVALLGSDDQSWGWNLVDNNLLHNGEVNGSFPQCNNAPKYQIGERIRVILDMEDKTLAFERGYEFLGVAFRGLPKVCLYPAVSAVYGNTEVTLVYLGKPLDG, encoded by the exons atggcggcggggcccggccccggacccggccccggggcggccgcggcgTCGTGGGGAGGACCGGGCTGGCGGCTGCCGGGGCGGGTGTTGGAGCTGGTGTTCTCGTACCTGGAGCTGCGGGAGCTGCGGAGCTGCGCGCTGGTCTGCAAGCTGTGGCACCGCGTCCTGCACGGCGACGAGAACAGCGAGGTGTGGCGCAGCCTGGCCGCCCGCTGCCTGGCAGAGGAGGCCCTGCGCACCGACATCCTCTGCAACGTGCCCACCTACAAGGGCAAG GTCCGTGCCTTCCACCACGCCTTCAGCACCAACGACTGCTCGAGGAACGTGTACATCAAGAAGAACGGCTTCACGCTGCACCGCAACCCCATCGCGCAGAGCACGGACGGGGCGCGCACCAAGATCGGCTTCAGCGAGGGCCGGCACGCCTGGGAGGTGTGGTGGGAGGGCCCGCTGGGCACCGTGGCCGTCATCGGCATCGCCACCAAACGCGCGGCCATGCAGTGCCAGGGCTACGTGGCCCTGCTGGGCAGCGACGACCAGAGTTGGGGCTGGAACCTGGTGGACAATAACTTGCTGCATAATGGAGAGGTGAACGGCAGCTTCCCCCAGTGCAATAACGCGCCCAAATACCAG ATAGGTGAAAGGATTCGAGTTATCCTGGACATGGAAGACAAAACATTAGCGTTTGAGAGGGGCTATGAGTTCTTGGGAGTTGCCTTCAGAGGACTGCCAAAAGTTTGCCTGTATCCAGCAGTGTCTGCTGTGTATGGTAACACAGAAGTGACTTTGGTCTACCTGGGAAAGCCTCTGGATGGATGA
- the PIGX gene encoding phosphatidylinositol-glycan biosynthesis class X protein has translation MAGGRREPIRVGAGLGALLCALHVQAACRDTAVTQELLKEGFHRDLLVKVELGEDAGGCAVAAQMRLPPGIYVDPYELATLQQHNLTKAVLFPDVIDVEAPEYVARAVLLLLFLEPDARCSRCFRAAVPVHARYHRPAEGTGEALVVLESPEVLLCCCHSQLSAECWEPAEVDTPCSSDNSRPCQWHRTKHRPAYEELMLRVPVGLREHSSLVCVLTLLTTGLCSGLILAAACKYGHFCQ, from the exons atggcgggcgggcggcgggagcCGATCCGGGTtggggccgggctgggcgcGCTGCTCTGCGCCCTCC ATGTGCAGGCAGCCTGTCGGGACACCGCTGTCACACAGGAGCTCCTGAAAGAAGGGTTTCACAG GGACCTGCTGGTGAAGGTAGAGCTGGGGGAGGATGCAGGAGGATGTGCAGTGGCAGCTCAAATGCGTCTGCCACCAGGAATCTACGTGGATCCCTACGAGCTGGCAACGCTGCAGCAGCACAATCTAACAAAG GCAGTGTTATTTCCTGATGTCATTGACGTGGAGGCTCCTGAGTACGTGGCCAGGGCtgttctcctgctgctgttcctggagcCGGACGCGCGCTGTTCCCGCTGTTTCCGCGCCGCCGTGCCCGTGCACGCGCGGTACCACCGCCCGGCCGAGGGCACAGGGGAAGCCTTGGTTGTTCTGGAGagcccagaggtgctgctctgctgctgccaca GTCAGCTGTCTGCAGAGTGCTGGGAACCTGCTGAAGTGGACACTCCCTGCTCATCTGACAACTCCAGACCCTGTCAGTGGCACAGAACAAAGCACAGACCT gCATATGAGGAATTGATGCTGAGGGTTCCTGTGGGGCTCAGGGAGCACAGTTCCCTGGTGTGTGTCCTGACCCTGCTcaccacagggctctgctctggcctGATCCTTGCTGCTGCCTGCAAGTATGGACACTTCTGCCAGTGA
- the NRROS gene encoding transforming growth factor beta activator LRRC33 has product MEAPLPGLSLLLLLLAVGWGSGMDAAWAPSPGGCELVQRIMDCTGRRLSSIPGNLRGDTEELFFDDNTIRVLGNASLLLYPQLWHLSLTRNRLELIEPGAFLSSQGLEVLSLTDNLLFTNYSLTAAALSALPALRMLDLAGNQLREDMVSVLVSNLSSLESLSVARNVIMRLDSSIFTNLTQLLELNLEKNYIFEIDNAFEGLQRLQSLNIAYNYLPCLVGFGLTQLRVLNVSNNIIEWFLTLESDELFELEVLDLSHNRLLFFPVLPRQSKLRSLLLQDNRMSFYQRLPNGTSLANVTVQFLIIDGNSTNITTVRLWDELCHNNLSSLRLLDMSQNQVWGLPDDFLAQMPSLTHLKLNQNCLEAFHLSEEDSLAMLTELDLSQNKLVELGVKVGNADILPNLQLFNLSTNRLQALPPGIFTHTRKITTLDLSRNQVHLCPQPGEAESISCVDIRGVETLSHLSLAGCGLQGMGGRPFQGTSLMHLDLSDNRQVLAGDLGWLQDLLLTLQVLSLRNTSLSATAVDFSALSSLVRLDLSGNCLAVLPSSLGTLRLRSLDLRDNCLPALPLDVAQAPLGRSLRELYLSRNPYNCCTLGWWDSLQQLQGLRVPDGREVTCRHGSRTLSPGALPEPVLQSCRWQTADMALLYLVLALPTCLTLLVAVVVVFLMLKERLLKMVKTRCGVSNPY; this is encoded by the exons ATGGAGGCTCCGCTCCCTGgtctctccctgctgcttctcctcctggcagtgggatggggaagcGGGATGGACGCAGCCTGGGCACCATCTCCTGGGGGCTGTGAGCTT GTGCAGAGAATCATGGACTGCACTGGGAGACGGCTGAGTTCCATCCCAGGGAACCTTCGAGGCGATACCGAGGAGCTGTTTTTTGATGACAACACTATCCGGGTCCTGGGCAATGCCTCTCTGCTCCTGTATCCCCAGCTCTGGCATCTCAGCTTGACCAGGAACCGCCTGGAGCTCATTGAGCCTGGTGCTTTCCTCAGCAGCCAAGGCCTGGAGGTGCTCTCCTTGACAGACAACCTGCTCTTCACCAACTACTCGctgacagctgctgctctttctgCTCTGCCGGCCTTGAGGATGCTGGATCTGGCTGGAAACCAGCTCAGGGAGGACATGGTATCAGTTTTAGTCTCAAACCTCTCCTCCTTGGAGTCCCTGTCTGTGGCCAGGAATGTCATCATGAGGCTGGACTCATCCATCTTCACAAACCTGacacagctgctggagctgaaccTGGAGAAGAACTACATCTTTGAGATTGACAATGCTTTTGAagggctgcagaggctgcagagcctcAACATAGCTTACAACTACCTCCCATGTCTGGTGGGGTTTGGCCTGACCCAGCTCAGGGTGCTCAATGTCAGCAATAACATCATTGAGTGGTTTCTGACCCTGGAAAGTGATGAGCTCTTtgagctggaggtgctggacCTGTCCCACAACCGCCTCCTGttcttccctgtgctgccccgGCAGAGCAAGCTGCgctccttgctgctgcaggacaaCAGGATGAGCTTCTACCAGCGTCTCCCCAACGGCACCTCCCTGGCCAACGTCACCGTGCAGTTCCTGATCATCGATGGCAACTCCACCAACATCACGACGGTCAGGCTGTGGGATGAGCTCTGCCACAACAACCTCTCCTCCCTGCGCCTCCTGGACATGAGCCAGAACCAGGTCTGGGGCCTGCCAGATGATTTCCTGGCTCAGATGCCCTCCCTGACCCACCTGAAGCTCAACCAGAACTGCCTGGAAGCATTTCACCTGTCGGAGGAGGATTCCTTGGCCATGCTGACAGAGCTGGATCTCAGCCAGAACAagctggtggagctgggggTGAAGGTGGGCAATGCGGATATCTTGCCCAACCTGCAGCTCTTCAACCTCAGCACCAACAGGCTGCAGGCTCTTCCTCCTGGGATTTTCACCCACACCAGGAAGATCACTACCCTGGACCTCAGCCGTAACCAGGTTCACCTTTGTCCTCAGCCAGGTGAGGCTGAGAGCATTTCCTGTGTGGACATCAGGGGTGTGGAGACCTTGAGCCACCTCTCCTTGGCCGGCTGTGGTCTGCAGGGGATGGGTGGCCGTCCCTTCCAGGGCACATCACTGATGCATCTGGACCTCTCTGACAACCGCCAGGTGCTGGCTGGGgacctgggctggctgcaggaccTTCTCCTGACGCTGCAGGTGCTGTCTCTGAGGAACACCAGCCTCTCTGCCACCGCTGTGGACTtctctgccctgagcagcctggtgcgCTTGGACCTTTCTGGGAATTGCTTGGCCGTGCTGCCCAGCTCTTTGGGCACGCTGAGGCTGCGCAGCCTGGACCTGCGGGACAActgcctgccagccctgccgCTGGATGTGGCACAGGCGCCGCTGGGGAGGAGCCTGCGGGAGCTCTACCTCAGCCGGAACCCCTACAACTGCTGCACGCTGGGCTGGTGggacagcctgcagcagctgcaggggctgcgtGTCCCCGACGGGAGGGAGGTGACCTGCAGGCACGGATCCCGCACGCTGAGCCCCGGAGCGCTGCCCGAGCCCGTCCTGCAGAGCTGCCGCTGGCAGACGGCAGACATGGCACTGCTCTACCTGGTGCTGGCTCTGCCCACCTGCCTGACGCTCCTGGTGGCCGTCGTGGTTGTCTTCCTCATGCTCAAGGAGAGGCTGCTGAAAATGGTGAAAACGCGGTGCGGGGTGTCCAACCCTTACTAA
- the CEP19 gene encoding centrosomal protein of 19 kDa, translating to MATTQGGGTGPEEELEEEEEVDFCAARGSAAEGSDGAAGDAVMTFSAQKCGICFQPPSIILIYRDNSQDKTRQRIMPVRNFSKFSDCSRAAEQLKNNPRHKPYLEGVSLRQLQKLYSLLRGHLQGQSLAESLQKFQQEETIDPEEDMNKLDDKELAKRKSIMDELFEKNRKKKDDPDFVYNIEVEFPLDEQLESCTWDLESDEEI from the exons ATGGCAACCACCCAGGGAGGCGGGACCGGCCcggaggaggagctggaggaggaagaagaggtggATTTCTGTGCCGCCcgag GGAGtgctgctgagggctctgatggagctgcaggtgaTGCTGTGATGACTTTCAGCGCTCAGAAGTGCGGGATCTGCTTCCAGCCCCCATCCATCATCCTCATCTACAGAGACAACAGCCAGGACAAGACTCGCCAGCGCATCATGCCCGTCAGGAATTTCTCCAAGTTCTCAG actgcagcagggctgctgagcagctgaagAACAACCCTCGGCACAAGCCCTACCTGGAAGGGGTCTCGCTGCGCCAGCTCCAGAAGCTCTACAGTTTGCTGAGAGGTCATTTGCAAGGACAGAGCCTGGCTGAGAGCTTGCAAAAGTTTCAGCAGGAAGAGACCATTGACCCAGAGGAGGATATGAACAAACTGGATGACAAGGAACTGGCCAAAAGGAAGAGCATCATGGATGAGCTCTTTGAAAAGAATAGGAAGAAGAAGGATGACCCCGACTTCGTTTACAACATTGAGGTGGAGTTCCCACTGGATGAGCAGCTGGAGTCCTGTACTTGGGACTTGGAGTCAGATGAAGAAATCTGA